From one Trifolium pratense cultivar HEN17-A07 linkage group LG1, ARS_RC_1.1, whole genome shotgun sequence genomic stretch:
- the LOC123902588 gene encoding protein fluG-like isoform X2, with protein sequence MDFSELRKAIEEVELVDGHAHNLVALDSNFSFIHAFSLAHGDAVASTQHSLPFKRNIRDIAELYGCKSSLEAVEEYRRVSGLESISSTCFKAARISTVIFDDGIVLDKIIDTEWHKTFTPHVATLVRVERLAEKILNEGLPDGSPWTLDSFTNAFLSKLESVSGEVVGLKSIAAYYFGLDINTNVTKQEAEEALQQVLAVWKPVLVANKNLVDYIFLLSLEFAQSHDLPMQIHTGFGDRGLNLRLSNPLYLHNVLEDKRFAKCRIVLLHTSYPFSKEASYLASLYSQVYLDFGLAIPKLSVHGMISAVKDLLEQAPLNKVMFSTDAYAFPELFYLGAKNAREVVFTVLRDSCIDGDITVSEAVEVAKDLFARNSINFYKIAN encoded by the exons ATGGATTTCAGTGAGTTAAGAAAAGCGATTGAGGAAGTAGAGCTTGTGGATGGTCATGCCCACAACTTAGTTGCACTTGACTCCAACTTTAGTTTTATCCATGCCTTTTCTCTAGCACATGGTGATGCTGTTGCTTCAACACAACACTCTCTACCCTTCAAG AGAAATATAAGAGATATAGCTGAGTTGTATGGATGCAAGTCAAGTTTGGAAGCTGTTGAAGAATACAGAAGAGTCTCTGGATTAGAATCTATTAGCTCAACATGCTTCAAAGCTGCAAGAATCTCTACAGTAATCTTTGATGATGGAATTGTTTTGGACAAAATAATTGATACTGAATGGCATAAGACTTTTACTCCTCATGTTGCTACACTAGTAAGAGTTGAACGCCTAGCTGAAAAGATCCTTAATGAA GGATTGCCAGATGGATCTCCTTGGACACTAGATTCATTCACCAATGCATTTCTCTCCAAGTTGGAATC AGTTTCTGGTGAGGTAGTTGGTTTGAAAAGCATAGCAGCATACTACTTTGGCTTAGACATCAATACAAATGTGACTAAACAGGAAGCTGAGGAAGCTCTGCAGCAGGTGTTAGCTG TTTGGAAGCCTGTCTTGGTGGCAAACAAAAATCTTGTTGACTACATCTTCTTGCTGAGTTTGGAATTTGCTCAATCCCATGACTTGCCAATGCAGATACATACAGG CTTTGGAGATAGAGGTTTGAATCTGAGACTGTCCAATCCTCTTTATCTCCACAATGTTCTTGAGGACAAGAGATTTGCAAAGTGCAGGATTGTTCTTTTACATACATCATATCCATTCTCAAAGGAAGCATCATATTTGGCTTCTCTCTACTCCCAG GTTTACCTTGATTTTGGTTTGGCTATTCCAAAGCTTAGTGTGCATGGAATGATTTCTGCAGTGAAAGATCTTTTAGAGCAAGCTCCATTAAATAAG GTGATGTTCAGTACCGATGCCTATGCCTTTCCGGAACTCTTCTACTTAG GTGCAAAGAATGCTCGCGAAGTTGTTTTCACCGTTCTGCGTGATTCATGCATTGATGGCGATATCACTGTTTCGGAGGCTGTGGAAGTTGCAAAAGATCTCTTTGCGCGAAATTCAATCAACTTCTATAAGATTGCAAACTAA
- the LOC123902588 gene encoding protein fluG-like isoform X1, with amino-acid sequence MDFSELRKAIEEVELVDGHAHNLVALDSNFSFIHAFSLAHGDAVASTQHSLPFKRNIRDIAELYGCKSSLEAVEEYRRVSGLESISSTCFKAARISTVIFDDGIVLDKIIDTEWHKTFTPHVATLVRVERLAEKILNEGLPDGSPWTLDSFTNAFLSKLESVSGEVVGLKSIAAYYFGLDINTNVTKQEAEEALQQVLAVWKPVLVANKNLVDYIFLLSLEFAQSHDLPMQIHTGFGDRGLNLRLSNPLYLHNVLEDKRFAKCRIVLLHTSYPFSKEASYLASLYSQVYLDFGLAIPKLSVHGMISAVKDLLEQAPLNKVQRMLAKLFSPFCVIHALMAISLFRRLWKLQKISLREIQSTSIRLQTNISVNSHNGYAKTSYYYY; translated from the exons ATGGATTTCAGTGAGTTAAGAAAAGCGATTGAGGAAGTAGAGCTTGTGGATGGTCATGCCCACAACTTAGTTGCACTTGACTCCAACTTTAGTTTTATCCATGCCTTTTCTCTAGCACATGGTGATGCTGTTGCTTCAACACAACACTCTCTACCCTTCAAG AGAAATATAAGAGATATAGCTGAGTTGTATGGATGCAAGTCAAGTTTGGAAGCTGTTGAAGAATACAGAAGAGTCTCTGGATTAGAATCTATTAGCTCAACATGCTTCAAAGCTGCAAGAATCTCTACAGTAATCTTTGATGATGGAATTGTTTTGGACAAAATAATTGATACTGAATGGCATAAGACTTTTACTCCTCATGTTGCTACACTAGTAAGAGTTGAACGCCTAGCTGAAAAGATCCTTAATGAA GGATTGCCAGATGGATCTCCTTGGACACTAGATTCATTCACCAATGCATTTCTCTCCAAGTTGGAATC AGTTTCTGGTGAGGTAGTTGGTTTGAAAAGCATAGCAGCATACTACTTTGGCTTAGACATCAATACAAATGTGACTAAACAGGAAGCTGAGGAAGCTCTGCAGCAGGTGTTAGCTG TTTGGAAGCCTGTCTTGGTGGCAAACAAAAATCTTGTTGACTACATCTTCTTGCTGAGTTTGGAATTTGCTCAATCCCATGACTTGCCAATGCAGATACATACAGG CTTTGGAGATAGAGGTTTGAATCTGAGACTGTCCAATCCTCTTTATCTCCACAATGTTCTTGAGGACAAGAGATTTGCAAAGTGCAGGATTGTTCTTTTACATACATCATATCCATTCTCAAAGGAAGCATCATATTTGGCTTCTCTCTACTCCCAG GTTTACCTTGATTTTGGTTTGGCTATTCCAAAGCTTAGTGTGCATGGAATGATTTCTGCAGTGAAAGATCTTTTAGAGCAAGCTCCATTAAATAAG GTGCAAAGAATGCTCGCGAAGTTGTTTTCACCGTTCTGCGTGATTCATGCATTGATGGCGATATCACTGTTTCGGAGGCTGTGGAAGTTGCAAAAGATCTCTTTGCGCGAAATTCAATCAACTTCTATAAGATTGCAAACTAACATTTCTGTTAATTCACATAATGGCTATGCTAAGacttcatattattattattag
- the LOC123899416 gene encoding F-box protein FBW2-like: MEATSDIRPWDELIPDILGLIFVKLSLDERLNVIPRVCPSWNSAVKGPYSWREIDINHDWSSSYEPHQIECLVQMLIARSSGSLRKLNVYGLQTEKIFTFIVENAGGSLQNLGLPRCNLNDFIVEQITEKFSMISILDLSYCMKISISAIETIGKNCKHLEVFCRKMHPSDTPVEADENAEAFTIASTMPKLKHLEMSYNRINNDGVKKILSSCPNLEFLDLRGCWDVELDDMNVNENFPNLQILGPQVLGYYEMEDSLDSSDSELEYDLSDEEGIDELEFRVYEEEVIDGWN, from the exons ATGGAAGCAACATCTGATATTCGTCCTTGGGATGAGTTGATCCCTGATATCTTGGGGCTGATTTTCGTGAAACTATCACTTGATGAGCGATTGAACGTGATCCCAAGGGTCTGCCCATCATGGAACAGTGCTGTAAAAGGACCTTATAGCTGGCGAGAAATAGACATCAATCATGACTGGAGTAGCAGCTATGAGCCTCATCAAATTGAGTGTTTGGTTCAAATGCTAATCGCCAGAAGCTCTGGATCGCTCCGAAAACTCAACGTTTACGGACTCCAAACTGAGAAGATTTTCACTTTCATTGTTGAAAA TGCTGGTGGCTCTCTCCAAAACTTGGGCCTACCAAGATGCAATCTGAATGATTTTATAGTTGAACAGATAACTGAAAAGTTTTCAATGATTTCCATCTTGGATTTGAGCTACTGCATGAAAATTAGTATCAGTGCTATAGAGACAATTGGCAAGAATTGCAAACATTTGGAAGTTTTCTGTAGGAAAATGCATCCATCGGATACTCCAGTAGAGGCCGATGAAAATGCTGAAGCATTCACAATCGCCTCTACTATGCCAAAGCTGAAGCATCTTGAAATGAGTTACAATCGTATCAACAATGATGGTGTTAAGAAAATCCTCTCATCATGTCCTAACCTTGAATTTTTGGATTTGAGGGGTTGTTGGGATGTTGAACTCGACGACATGAATGTGAATGAGAATTTTCCGAATCTCCAGATTTTGGGGCCTCAAGTTCTTGGTTATTATGAGATGGAAGATTCTTTGGATTCTTCTGATTCTGAGCTTGAATATGATTTGTCTGATGAAGAAGGGATTGATGAGCTTGAGTTTAGGGTTTATGAAGAAGAAGTTATTGATGGCTGGAATTGA